A single genomic interval of Shewanella halotolerans harbors:
- a CDS encoding S-(hydroxymethyl)glutathione dehydrogenase/class III alcohol dehydrogenase yields the protein MTDKFIKSKAAIAWGPGQPLSVEEVDVMYPKAGEVLVKIVATGVCHTDAFTLSGDDPEGVFPAILGHEGGGIVEAVGEGVTSVAVGDHVIPLYTPECGECKFCKSGKTNLCQKIRETQGKGLMPDGTTRFFKDGQPIFHYMGCSTFSEYTVLPEISLAKVNPEAPLEEVCLLGCGVTTGMGAVLNTAKVEPGASVAIFGIGGIGLSAIIGATMAGASRIIAIDINESKFELARQLGATDCINPKHYDKPIQEVIVELTDGGVDYSFECIGNVDVMRSALECCHKGWGESVIIGVAGAGQEISTRPFQLVTGRVWRGSAFGGVKGRSELPEIVEKYLRGEFKLSDFITHTMALEEINTAFDLMHEGKSIRSVVHFNR from the coding sequence ATGACAGACAAGTTTATTAAATCTAAGGCCGCCATCGCCTGGGGACCGGGCCAGCCATTATCGGTAGAAGAGGTGGATGTGATGTATCCCAAGGCTGGTGAGGTTTTGGTGAAGATTGTCGCAACCGGCGTCTGCCATACCGATGCCTTTACCCTCTCGGGTGACGATCCTGAAGGTGTCTTCCCGGCGATTCTGGGCCACGAAGGCGGTGGTATCGTCGAGGCGGTCGGTGAAGGCGTGACCAGTGTGGCGGTAGGGGATCACGTGATCCCGCTTTATACCCCTGAGTGTGGCGAGTGTAAGTTTTGTAAGTCGGGTAAGACGAACCTGTGTCAGAAGATCCGCGAGACCCAAGGTAAAGGCTTGATGCCAGATGGCACCACACGTTTCTTCAAAGATGGTCAGCCTATCTTCCACTATATGGGTTGCTCAACTTTCTCTGAATATACCGTACTGCCAGAGATCTCACTGGCTAAAGTCAATCCAGAGGCGCCACTGGAAGAGGTGTGTCTGCTAGGCTGCGGTGTGACCACAGGCATGGGCGCTGTACTCAACACGGCTAAGGTTGAGCCGGGTGCGAGCGTCGCCATCTTCGGTATTGGCGGCATAGGCCTGTCGGCCATCATAGGCGCGACCATGGCGGGTGCTAGCCGCATCATCGCCATCGACATCAATGAGAGCAAGTTTGAGCTGGCCCGCCAGCTAGGGGCTACCGACTGCATCAACCCTAAGCATTACGACAAGCCCATCCAGGAAGTGATTGTCGAGCTAACCGATGGCGGCGTGGATTACTCATTCGAGTGTATCGGTAACGTGGATGTGATGCGCTCGGCGCTGGAGTGCTGCCACAAGGGGTGGGGTGAGTCAGTGATCATCGGTGTCGCTGGCGCCGGCCAAGAGATCTCGACCCGTCCTTTCCAGCTGGTGACCGGACGCGTCTGGCGCGGCAGTGCCTTCGGCGGCGTGAAGGGACGCTCAGAGCTGCCCGAGATAGTTGAGAAGTACCTGCGCGGCGAGTTTAAGCTTAGCGACTTTATCACTCACACCATGGCGCTGGAGGAGATCAACACAGCCTTCGACCTCATGCATGAGGGTAAGAGTATCCGCTCTGTGGTGCACTTTAACCGATAG
- a CDS encoding LysR substrate-binding domain-containing protein yields MQEWEGVSEFVAVAETESFTKAGKRLGISTAQVSRQVGALEQRLDTKLLYRTTRKVSMTEEGQLYYRHCRQVLDGLEEAERALSSLRGLPQGLLRMTAPVAYGEKYILPVVNDFLLAYPNVEVDIALTNRQVRLVDVGIDLAIRIGKLADSSLIAKRISQRINYVCASPDYLKRFGEPHSLSELSRHNCLIGNHDYWRFLEQGRERQLKIKGNLRCNTGHGLRDAALKGLGLVQLPNYYIGQDLKAGRLVSVLNAYQEPNEGVWALYPQNRHLSPKVKLMVEFLDRALP; encoded by the coding sequence ATGCAGGAATGGGAAGGGGTCAGCGAGTTTGTCGCGGTGGCGGAGACAGAGAGTTTTACTAAAGCGGGCAAACGCTTAGGGATCTCTACCGCCCAGGTGAGTCGCCAGGTAGGCGCGCTGGAACAGAGGCTGGATACCAAGCTGCTCTATCGCACCACCCGCAAGGTCTCCATGACGGAAGAGGGACAGCTCTACTACCGGCATTGCCGTCAGGTGCTCGATGGCCTGGAAGAGGCCGAACGTGCCCTCAGCAGCTTAAGAGGTCTGCCCCAGGGACTACTGAGGATGACGGCGCCGGTGGCCTATGGCGAGAAATATATCCTGCCTGTCGTCAACGACTTCCTACTCGCCTACCCTAACGTGGAGGTGGATATCGCCCTCACCAACCGTCAGGTGAGACTGGTAGATGTGGGCATAGACCTGGCCATTCGCATCGGCAAGTTGGCCGATTCTAGCCTGATCGCCAAGCGCATCAGTCAGCGGATCAACTATGTGTGCGCCTCACCGGACTATCTCAAGCGGTTCGGCGAGCCCCACAGCCTGTCTGAACTGAGCCGGCACAACTGCCTGATCGGCAACCATGACTACTGGCGTTTCCTCGAACAGGGCCGCGAGCGCCAGCTTAAGATAAAGGGCAATCTGAGGTGTAATACCGGCCACGGCCTGAGAGACGCGGCGCTTAAGGGGCTGGGACTGGTGCAGCTGCCCAACTATTATATAGGTCAGGACCTCAAGGCGGGTCGTTTGGTGTCTGTGCTCAACGCCTATCAGGAGCCAAACGAAGGGGTCTGGGCCCTCTATCCCCAAAACCGCCACCTCTCACCTAAGGTGAAGTTAATGGTAGAGTTTCTCGACCGCGCCCTGCCCTAA
- a CDS encoding YdcH family protein produces the protein MLGENHSLINDFPDYQDLILKLTESDDGFAQDNKKYSALDKEIRTLELNDAPIDDSAMHQLKHDRAELKDALYQRLLDASN, from the coding sequence ATGCTAGGTGAAAACCACTCGCTCATTAACGACTTTCCTGATTATCAAGACCTGATCCTCAAACTCACCGAATCCGATGATGGATTCGCGCAAGACAACAAGAAGTACAGTGCGTTAGACAAAGAGATCCGAACCCTAGAGCTTAACGATGCGCCTATCGACGATAGTGCCATGCATCAGCTTAAGCACGATAGAGCCGAGCTGAAAGACGCCCTCTATCAACGTCTGCTCGACGCCAGCAACTGA
- a CDS encoding NAD(P)/FAD-dependent oxidoreductase → MSLARCNSYYNATIKQETHYPSLEGELDVDVVVIGAGFTGVATALELAERGVKVAVVEANKVGWGATGRNGGQVTGSLSGDNAMVKQLRNRIGHEAEEFVWNLRWRGHEIIKKRVEKYQIDCDLKFGHLHTAYKPAHIAEMQTTYEEGLRRGMGDELTLLSKADIPDYLDTPLYHGGLLNRRNMHLHSVNLCIGEVRAAEANGALIFEGSQVLDISDDKRVTVTTDKGRITANCAVLAGNAYHRLARHKLRGMLFPASLGNCATVRLDPQVAKQLNPHDLAVYDSRFVLDYYRMTADNRLMFGGGTNYSGRDSKDVAAELRPAIERTFPRLKGVEIEFDWTGMAGIVVNRIPQLGKVSEHLFYCQGYSGHGVATSHIMGEIMSQAVQGQLEEFDLFAQMKQVRLPVGDWLGNQGMALGMLYYRMMEHFR, encoded by the coding sequence ATGTCACTCGCTCGCTGTAATTCTTATTACAATGCCACTATCAAGCAGGAGACCCATTATCCAAGCCTAGAGGGGGAGCTGGATGTCGATGTAGTAGTCATAGGCGCAGGTTTTACCGGTGTGGCGACCGCCCTGGAACTTGCCGAGCGAGGCGTCAAGGTGGCCGTCGTGGAGGCAAATAAGGTGGGCTGGGGGGCAACTGGTCGTAACGGTGGTCAGGTGACCGGCAGTCTATCTGGCGATAACGCCATGGTAAAACAGCTGCGTAATCGTATCGGCCATGAGGCGGAGGAGTTTGTCTGGAACCTGCGCTGGCGCGGTCATGAGATCATTAAAAAGCGGGTAGAAAAATATCAGATAGATTGTGACCTTAAATTCGGTCATCTGCACACCGCCTATAAGCCGGCCCACATCGCCGAGATGCAGACTACCTATGAAGAGGGGCTGAGGCGGGGCATGGGCGATGAGCTAACCTTACTTAGCAAGGCCGACATTCCCGATTATCTGGACACGCCGCTGTATCACGGTGGCTTATTGAATCGGCGCAACATGCACCTGCACTCGGTGAATCTCTGCATCGGCGAGGTGAGGGCTGCCGAGGCCAACGGCGCCTTGATCTTCGAAGGCTCACAGGTTTTGGATATTTCTGATGATAAGCGGGTTACCGTCACGACCGATAAGGGGCGGATCACCGCCAACTGCGCCGTACTGGCGGGCAATGCCTATCATAGGTTGGCGCGTCATAAGTTAAGGGGCATGCTGTTTCCTGCATCCTTGGGTAACTGCGCCACGGTGAGACTGGACCCACAAGTCGCTAAACAGCTCAACCCCCATGATTTAGCCGTATATGATAGTCGATTCGTGCTCGACTATTACCGCATGACCGCCGATAACCGATTGATGTTTGGTGGTGGCACCAACTATTCGGGCCGGGACTCTAAGGATGTGGCCGCCGAGCTGCGCCCGGCGATAGAGCGCACCTTCCCCCGCCTCAAGGGGGTGGAGATAGAGTTCGATTGGACCGGCATGGCGGGCATAGTGGTTAACCGTATCCCCCAGCTTGGCAAGGTGTCTGAACATCTGTTTTATTGTCAGGGCTACTCGGGTCACGGGGTGGCCACCTCGCACATCATGGGCGAGATCATGAGTCAGGCGGTGCAGGGGCAACTGGAGGAATTCGACCTCTTTGCCCAGATGAAACAGGTAAGACTGCCGGTGGGCGATTGGCTCGGTAATCAGGGCATGGCGCTGGGCATGCTCTATTACCGCATGATGGAGCACTTTAGGTAG
- the catB gene encoding type B chloramphenicol O-acetyltransferase produces the protein MKNYFDSPFAGQSLKEQVTNPNIIVGEHSYYSGYYHQHSFDDCARYLAPDRDDVDRLIIGNYCSIGSGAVFMMAGNQGHRSDWVSSFPFFYQQGDSFSGAQDGFVRAGDTLIGNDVWIGSEAMIMPGVTVGDGAVVASRAVVTKDVPAYAIVGANPAKLIRYRFSDEEIAMLMEMQWWHWSDDKVSAAMHLLCSKDIAGLYAYWQQTR, from the coding sequence ATGAAAAATTATTTTGATAGCCCTTTTGCCGGCCAATCGCTAAAGGAGCAGGTCACTAATCCCAATATTATCGTGGGCGAGCATAGCTACTATTCGGGCTATTATCATCAACATAGCTTCGATGACTGCGCCCGCTACCTGGCGCCCGATAGGGACGATGTCGACCGGCTTATCATAGGCAACTACTGTTCCATTGGCTCTGGCGCCGTGTTTATGATGGCGGGCAATCAAGGCCATAGAAGCGACTGGGTCAGTAGCTTTCCCTTTTTCTATCAACAGGGTGATAGCTTTTCGGGCGCCCAGGATGGGTTTGTCCGCGCCGGTGATACCCTGATAGGCAACGATGTCTGGATAGGATCTGAAGCGATGATCATGCCTGGAGTCACGGTAGGGGATGGCGCCGTTGTTGCTAGTCGCGCCGTGGTGACCAAAGATGTGCCAGCCTACGCCATAGTAGGCGCCAACCCAGCGAAACTGATCCGCTATCGTTTTTCGGATGAAGAGATAGCCATGTTAATGGAGATGCAATGGTGGCATTGGAGTGATGACAAGGTGAGTGCGGCGATGCATCTGCTCTGTAGCAAGGATATTGCCGGCCTGTACGCCTATTGGCAGCAGACTCGTTAA
- a CDS encoding fumarylacetoacetate hydrolase family protein, with amino-acid sequence MRLVKYLEQQVTPSKIVCVGRNYVEHIKELNNEMPEEMVLFVKPNSAISETLLSTHQEPLHYEAELCFLVKAGRFEAVGVGLDLTKRQLQSRLKAKGLPWERAKSFDGAALFSEFVPFDGDLDSLSFRLIVDGELRQQGDVALMLNRPEAMLAEIASFMTLEDGDILMTGTPKGVGQIVKGEHFTLELYQGEKQLASRSWVAQ; translated from the coding sequence TTGCGCTTGGTTAAATATTTAGAGCAACAAGTGACGCCGAGTAAGATAGTCTGCGTCGGGCGAAATTATGTCGAGCACATCAAGGAGCTTAACAACGAGATGCCCGAAGAGATGGTGCTGTTCGTTAAGCCTAATTCGGCAATATCCGAGACCCTACTCAGTACCCATCAGGAGCCACTGCACTATGAGGCAGAGCTCTGCTTTTTGGTGAAGGCGGGCCGCTTTGAGGCTGTGGGCGTCGGCTTAGATCTCACCAAACGTCAGCTACAGAGCCGTCTTAAGGCCAAGGGGCTACCCTGGGAGCGGGCCAAGTCTTTCGATGGCGCCGCGCTGTTTAGCGAGTTTGTGCCTTTTGATGGCGATCTCGACTCACTCTCGTTTCGCTTGATCGTCGACGGTGAGCTGCGCCAGCAGGGGGATGTAGCCTTGATGCTTAATCGCCCCGAGGCCATGTTGGCCGAGATCGCCAGTTTCATGACTCTCGAAGATGGCGACATCCTGATGACAGGCACACCCAAGGGCGTGGGGCAGATAGTTAAGGGTGAGCACTTTACCCTGGAGCTCTATCAAGGGGAAAAGCAGCTTGCCAGCCGAAGCTGGGTGGCACAGTAA
- a CDS encoding hybrid sensor histidine kinase/response regulator, translated as MNLTLVVGVIALLYVSLLFLLAWGAERWFGRITKKIQTWIYGLSLAVYCSSWSFLGTVGQSAQDLWSFLPIFVGPILIFTFGFGLLRKMVIVSKAQNITSVADFIAARYGKSQTIAAIVTLIALFGIMPYIALQLKAMVFSLNLFQPEDAQYDGAWVSLIVTGILAMFAILFGTRKLDATEHNPGMMLAIAFESLVKLAAFLLVGGVISFGFFDGFGDIWAQATERQLINNPELRLENLMPQLLVGMAAFLCMPRQFHVMMVECKDEPTLVKAKYLFPIYLLLFGMFVAPLALAGKLMLGDSVSADTYVINLPLALDQPMLAVIALLGTLSAATGMVIVAVVTISVMVSNEWLVPLMLHSGKIRQKNFSQFSQFLLNARRIAIVLILGLGYFSYLSFMNSDSLSALGMLSFGAFAQLAPALIGGMYWKHGNRGGVYLGLIVGFGLWCYILVQGMSDSQGVFGGELALLDSINPNIRDILTALLANLACYVLGSIWFRAGVAERIQASAFVTPGELKNTSNRKASPISQQDLLILASRFVSPTRAYESFSRFSDEAVRSDSWHKVASPELIAHTEHMLAGVLGGSSASLVMDSVLQGRDLALDEVFSLVDEASSKIILSQDMLRGAIEHAYEGMSVVDKELNLVAWNYKYVELYDYPEDFLQAGMPIADVVRFNAERGYCGPGDVEEQVAKRVQHMRNGTPHVSERERQDGKVIKIQGNPMPSGGFVMTFTDITQYREQARALQEVNETLEARVKERTYELALLNSQLLEAKAQEENANASKSRFLAAVGHDLMQPLNAARLFTASLAQYPNLDQEGRTTLSHVNSSLKIAGELLTDLLDISKLDSGMVEVNRRDFSVAELLEGLAVEFDAMAKDYGIKFSMVASSSIISSDLSLLRRVLQNFLTNAYRYAKGNRVLLGCRHRAGALEIQVIDTGCGIDEQELGEIFKEFKRLENPESKSVSGLGLGLAIADRIARVLGHDIKVVSKLGLGSMFSITVPLGEKAKVALPKKANPVMQPLAGVKVLCIDNEEAILAGLESLLSRWQCEVICASDLADARIKLGLKGVAPDIVLADYHLDHGQNGVDAMDGIRALYGAHLPGILITANTRKDLVEDVQQRGYHYMAKMVKPAALRALISSLVK; from the coding sequence ATGAATCTGACTCTGGTTGTCGGCGTGATCGCCCTGTTATACGTGTCGCTACTCTTCCTGTTGGCCTGGGGAGCGGAGCGCTGGTTTGGGCGGATCACCAAGAAGATACAGACCTGGATTTATGGTTTAAGTTTAGCGGTTTACTGCTCCTCTTGGAGCTTTCTCGGTACAGTTGGTCAGTCGGCTCAGGATCTCTGGTCCTTCCTGCCTATCTTCGTCGGTCCCATACTCATCTTTACCTTCGGCTTCGGTTTGCTGCGCAAGATGGTGATCGTCTCCAAGGCGCAAAACATCACCTCGGTGGCCGATTTTATTGCCGCCCGTTACGGTAAGTCACAGACCATCGCCGCCATCGTCACCCTGATCGCCCTGTTCGGCATCATGCCCTATATCGCCCTGCAGCTTAAAGCCATGGTGTTCAGCCTCAACCTGTTTCAGCCCGAAGACGCCCAATACGATGGCGCCTGGGTCTCGCTGATCGTCACCGGCATACTAGCGATGTTTGCCATCCTGTTTGGTACTCGTAAGCTGGATGCGACCGAACACAACCCGGGCATGATGCTGGCGATCGCCTTCGAGTCCCTAGTGAAACTGGCGGCCTTCCTCTTGGTGGGCGGCGTGATCAGCTTTGGCTTCTTCGATGGCTTCGGCGATATCTGGGCCCAGGCCACCGAGCGTCAGTTGATCAATAATCCCGAGCTGCGACTTGAAAACCTGATGCCCCAGCTGTTGGTGGGCATGGCGGCGTTTCTCTGCATGCCGCGCCAGTTTCACGTGATGATGGTGGAGTGTAAGGATGAACCCACCCTAGTTAAGGCCAAGTATCTGTTTCCTATCTACCTGCTCCTCTTCGGCATGTTTGTGGCACCGCTCGCTCTGGCGGGTAAGTTGATGCTGGGGGATAGCGTGTCGGCCGATACCTATGTGATCAATCTACCTTTGGCGCTGGATCAGCCCATGCTGGCGGTGATTGCCCTGCTTGGGACGCTGTCGGCGGCGACTGGCATGGTGATCGTTGCCGTGGTGACCATCAGCGTCATGGTGAGTAACGAGTGGCTGGTGCCTCTGATGTTGCACTCGGGCAAGATCCGTCAGAAAAACTTCAGCCAGTTCTCTCAGTTCCTGCTCAATGCCCGTCGCATCGCCATAGTCCTTATCTTGGGGCTAGGTTATTTCAGTTACCTCTCCTTCATGAACAGCGATTCGCTCTCGGCGCTGGGCATGCTCTCCTTCGGCGCCTTTGCCCAGCTCGCGCCCGCGCTGATCGGTGGCATGTACTGGAAGCACGGCAATCGCGGCGGGGTGTATTTGGGGCTTATCGTCGGCTTCGGCCTCTGGTGTTACATACTGGTGCAGGGGATGAGCGACAGTCAGGGGGTGTTTGGCGGCGAGCTGGCGCTGCTCGACAGTATCAACCCCAACATTCGTGACATTCTCACCGCGCTGCTGGCAAACCTTGCCTGTTATGTGCTGGGCTCTATCTGGTTTCGCGCCGGGGTGGCTGAGCGTATCCAGGCCAGCGCCTTCGTGACGCCGGGGGAGCTGAAAAACACCAGTAACCGCAAGGCATCGCCCATCTCTCAGCAGGATCTCTTGATCTTGGCCAGCCGCTTCGTCAGTCCCACCCGGGCCTACGAGAGTTTCTCCCGCTTCTCCGATGAGGCGGTGCGCAGCGACAGCTGGCACAAGGTGGCCTCGCCGGAATTGATTGCTCACACCGAACATATGTTGGCCGGCGTCCTGGGGGGCTCCAGCGCCTCCTTGGTGATGGACTCTGTGCTGCAGGGGCGTGACCTCGCTCTGGATGAGGTGTTCAGCTTGGTGGATGAGGCCTCATCAAAGATCATCCTCAGCCAGGATATGCTCAGGGGCGCCATAGAGCACGCCTATGAGGGGATGAGCGTGGTGGACAAGGAACTGAATCTGGTGGCCTGGAACTACAAGTATGTGGAGCTCTACGATTACCCGGAAGATTTCCTGCAGGCGGGCATGCCCATCGCCGATGTGGTGCGTTTCAATGCCGAGCGCGGCTACTGCGGCCCCGGGGATGTGGAGGAGCAGGTGGCCAAGCGGGTGCAGCATATGCGTAACGGCACCCCACATGTGTCAGAGCGTGAGCGTCAGGATGGCAAGGTGATCAAGATCCAGGGTAATCCTATGCCCAGTGGTGGTTTTGTGATGACCTTTACTGATATTACTCAGTACCGCGAGCAGGCCAGAGCACTGCAGGAGGTCAATGAGACCTTGGAGGCCAGGGTGAAGGAGCGTACCTATGAGCTGGCGCTGCTCAACAGCCAGCTACTTGAGGCCAAGGCTCAGGAGGAGAATGCTAACGCCTCCAAGAGCCGTTTCCTGGCCGCCGTCGGGCACGACCTGATGCAGCCGCTTAACGCCGCCCGTCTGTTTACGGCGTCTCTGGCGCAATACCCGAATCTGGATCAGGAGGGGCGCACCACGCTCTCTCATGTCAATAGCTCACTCAAAATAGCCGGCGAGCTGCTGACGGATCTACTGGATATCTCTAAGCTAGATTCCGGCATGGTGGAAGTAAACCGCCGCGACTTCTCGGTGGCCGAGTTGCTGGAAGGCTTAGCGGTGGAGTTCGATGCCATGGCCAAGGATTACGGCATCAAGTTTTCCATGGTGGCCAGCTCCAGCATCATCAGCTCAGATCTCAGCCTGCTCAGGCGGGTGCTGCAGAACTTTCTCACCAACGCCTATCGTTATGCCAAGGGCAACCGGGTACTGCTGGGCTGTCGTCACCGCGCCGGGGCGCTGGAGATCCAGGTGATCGACACCGGCTGCGGCATCGACGAGCAGGAGCTGGGAGAGATCTTTAAGGAGTTCAAGCGTTTGGAAAACCCTGAGAGTAAGAGCGTCAGCGGTTTAGGCTTAGGGCTAGCCATCGCCGATCGCATCGCCCGGGTGCTGGGCCATGACATTAAGGTGGTTTCCAAGCTAGGGTTAGGCTCCATGTTTTCTATCACAGTGCCGCTTGGGGAGAAGGCCAAGGTGGCTCTGCCCAAGAAGGCCAATCCTGTTATGCAGCCGCTGGCCGGGGTGAAGGTACTCTGTATCGATAACGAAGAGGCGATCCTGGCAGGGCTTGAGAGCCTGCTCAGTCGCTGGCAGTGTGAGGTGATCTGCGCCAGCGATCTCGCCGATGCCCGCATCAAGCTTGGGCTCAAGGGGGTGGCACCCGATATCGTGCTGGCGGACTACCATCTGGATCATGGCCAAAATGGCGTCGATGCCATGGACGGGATCCGTGCCCTCTATGGCGCTCATCTGCCGGGGATCTTGATCACCGCCAATACCCGTAAAGACTTGGTGGAAGATGTGCAGCAGCGCGGCTATCACTATATGGCCAAGATGGTTAAACCCGCGGCGCTGCGAGCGCTGATATCCAGTTTAGTAAAGTAA
- the acs gene encoding acetate--CoA ligase, which yields MSTQSLYKVPSEIAANAHINDEKYKKMYQESVVNPEGFWREHGQRIDWMKPFTKVKKTSFDDHNLSINWFYDGTLNASVNCLDRHLADNADKLAIIWEGDDAADQRTLTYGELHTEVCKFANALRSQGVRRGDVVTVYMPMVPEAAVVMLACARIGAIHSVVFGGFSPDSIASRVIDGKSKVVITADEGVRGGRTIPLKANIDEALSHPDVTCVEKVIVLERTGNPVNWVEGRDIKWASLMETASEHCVAEEMGAEDPLFLLYTSGSTGNPKGVLHTTGGYLVYASMTHEYVFDYKEGEIYWCTADVGWITGHSYMVYGPLANGATILIHEGIPNYPSPARLGEMIDRHKVNILYTAPTLIRALMAEGKEQFDSFDGSSLRIMGSVGEPINPEAWRWYHEVIGHENCPIVDTWWQTETGGILISPLPGATDTKPGSATRPFFGVQPALVDNMGNIIDGAAEGNLVILDSWPGQMRTVYGDHDRFALTYFKTFRGMYFTGDGARRDEDGYYWITGRVDDVINVSGHRLGTAEVESALVAHEHVAEAAVVGYPHDIKGQGIYAYVTLTKGTQESEELRQELRQWVRKEIGALATPDLIQWAGGLPKTRSGKIMRRFLRKIAANEVTNLGDASTLADPAVIDTLIETRLNRSE from the coding sequence ATGAGCACCCAGTCTCTCTACAAAGTTCCAAGCGAAATCGCGGCAAACGCCCATATTAATGACGAGAAATATAAGAAGATGTATCAGGAATCTGTGGTTAACCCCGAAGGTTTCTGGAGAGAGCATGGCCAGCGCATCGATTGGATGAAGCCTTTTACTAAGGTCAAGAAAACCTCCTTCGACGATCACAACCTGTCGATCAACTGGTTCTATGACGGCACCCTTAACGCCTCGGTCAACTGTCTCGATAGACACCTGGCCGACAACGCCGATAAGCTGGCCATCATCTGGGAAGGTGATGACGCGGCCGATCAACGCACTCTCACCTATGGCGAGCTCCATACAGAGGTGTGTAAGTTTGCCAACGCCCTGCGCAGCCAAGGGGTGCGTCGTGGTGACGTGGTCACCGTATACATGCCAATGGTGCCCGAGGCTGCCGTGGTCATGCTGGCCTGTGCCCGCATCGGCGCCATCCACTCTGTGGTGTTCGGTGGCTTCTCGCCGGACTCTATCGCCTCACGGGTGATCGACGGCAAGTCAAAAGTTGTGATCACCGCCGACGAAGGCGTGCGCGGTGGCCGCACTATCCCACTAAAAGCCAATATAGATGAGGCCCTCTCTCACCCAGACGTAACCTGTGTCGAGAAGGTGATCGTGCTTGAGCGTACCGGCAATCCCGTCAACTGGGTTGAAGGACGCGACATCAAGTGGGCGTCACTAATGGAGACCGCCTCAGAGCACTGCGTGGCCGAAGAGATGGGCGCCGAAGACCCCCTCTTCCTGCTCTATACCTCTGGCTCTACCGGTAACCCTAAGGGCGTGCTGCACACCACAGGTGGTTACCTGGTCTATGCCTCGATGACCCACGAATATGTGTTTGACTACAAAGAGGGTGAGATCTACTGGTGTACCGCCGACGTGGGTTGGATCACCGGTCACTCCTACATGGTCTATGGCCCGCTGGCTAACGGCGCGACCATATTGATCCACGAAGGTATCCCTAACTACCCAAGCCCGGCTCGTCTGGGTGAGATGATCGACCGCCACAAGGTCAACATTCTCTACACGGCGCCGACACTGATCCGTGCTCTGATGGCAGAAGGCAAGGAGCAGTTCGATAGTTTCGATGGCAGCTCGCTGCGCATCATGGGCTCTGTGGGTGAACCTATTAACCCAGAGGCCTGGCGCTGGTACCACGAGGTGATTGGCCATGAGAACTGCCCTATCGTCGATACCTGGTGGCAAACCGAAACCGGCGGCATCCTGATCTCGCCACTACCGGGCGCCACAGATACCAAGCCAGGTTCAGCCACTCGCCCCTTCTTCGGCGTGCAGCCAGCCTTGGTGGACAACATGGGTAACATCATAGATGGCGCGGCCGAGGGTAACCTGGTGATCCTCGACTCCTGGCCTGGACAGATGCGCACAGTATACGGCGACCATGACAGATTTGCGCTGACCTACTTCAAGACCTTCCGTGGCATGTACTTTACCGGTGACGGTGCTCGCCGCGATGAAGATGGCTACTACTGGATCACAGGCCGTGTCGATGACGTGATTAACGTATCTGGCCATCGTCTGGGTACCGCCGAGGTCGAGAGTGCCCTGGTGGCTCACGAGCATGTCGCCGAGGCCGCCGTAGTGGGTTATCCTCACGACATCAAGGGTCAAGGCATCTATGCCTATGTCACTCTGACCAAGGGCACTCAGGAAAGCGAAGAGCTGCGTCAGGAGCTGCGTCAGTGGGTCAGAAAAGAGATTGGCGCCCTGGCGACGCCGGATCTGATCCAGTGGGCAGGCGGTTTGCCTAAGACACGTTCAGGCAAGATCATGCGCCGTTTCCTGCGTAAGATCGCCGCCAACGAAGTGACCAACTTAGGTGATGCATCGACACTCGCCGATCCAGCGGTGATCGACACCCTGATTGAGACACGTCTCAACCGCAGCGAATAA